Proteins encoded within one genomic window of Mesobacillus subterraneus:
- the nrdR gene encoding transcriptional regulator NrdR, producing MKCPTCQNNSTRVLDSRPVDDSRSIRRRRECEACGFRFTTFEKVEEIPLIVVKKEGTREEFNREKLFRGLIKACEKRPVALKELEDLVSEVEKELRSHGVSEVKSEAVGEMVMDRLAKIDEVAYVRFASVYRQFKDINVFIDELKELLKREQS from the coding sequence ATGAAATGTCCAACTTGCCAAAATAACTCTACCCGGGTTCTTGATTCAAGACCTGTTGACGATAGCCGATCAATTCGACGCAGACGCGAATGCGAAGCTTGCGGATTTCGCTTTACCACCTTTGAGAAGGTTGAAGAAATTCCTTTGATTGTCGTAAAAAAAGAAGGTACTCGTGAAGAGTTCAATCGGGAAAAACTTTTTCGCGGGTTAATAAAAGCTTGTGAAAAACGTCCAGTCGCTTTGAAAGAGCTAGAGGATCTGGTATCCGAAGTAGAAAAAGAACTTCGCAGCCATGGAGTTTCTGAAGTTAAGAGTGAAGCCGTTGGGGAAATGGTGATGGACAGGCTGGCGAAGATTGATGAAGTTGCCTATGTCCGTTTTGCTTCTGTTTACCGTCAGTTTAAGGATATCAACGTATTTATTGATGAATTGAAAGAGTTGTTAAAAAGGGAACAATCATAA
- a CDS encoding replication initiation and membrane attachment family protein: MAQHWQETLPVDQYIVASGGLLHDYDRKVLTFLYQPLIGPACSSLYMTLWAELEENRLWSQPVTHHNLMTIMDMNLKDIYLDRQKLEGMGLLKTYVKNSEDGRSFIYELQPPLTPEQFFLDGMLNVYLYRKVGKNQFLRLKRFFSDKSAESEPGFKEITKAFQDVFVSVPTQALLPNDDSAADLEAEEGNSFIGRVESSKIQIDPAEFNFDLLLGGLQESLIAKKAFTSKVKEAISNLAFLYGIDALKMKNIILSAVTAENEIDIEELRKAARDWYQFEHQDQLPALLDRTQPLQHKAGIEKPKTQEEELVVYLEKTSPRQLLIDLTGGAEPSKGDLQIIEEVMFKQKLLPGVVNVLVQYVMLKTDMKLTKGYIEKIASHWSRKKISTVRDAMQLAKSEHRQYLEWAEGKKVPSSSSGKRKSIRKEVLPDWFGKKTDGEPQQQKNAADVDPDFEIEKKKLEEELKKFKSGR; encoded by the coding sequence ATGGCTCAGCATTGGCAAGAGACTTTGCCTGTAGACCAATATATTGTTGCATCCGGTGGTTTATTGCATGACTACGATCGCAAGGTACTCACTTTTTTGTACCAGCCTTTGATTGGGCCAGCTTGCTCAAGCCTTTATATGACCTTATGGGCTGAACTGGAAGAGAACCGGCTTTGGTCACAGCCTGTCACACACCATAACTTAATGACGATCATGGACATGAACTTGAAGGATATTTACCTGGACCGCCAAAAGCTCGAAGGTATGGGGTTGCTGAAGACATATGTAAAAAACAGCGAGGATGGTCGTTCATTTATTTATGAATTGCAACCGCCTTTGACTCCTGAACAATTTTTCCTTGATGGGATGCTGAATGTTTATTTGTATCGGAAAGTCGGCAAGAATCAGTTTTTGAGGCTAAAGCGATTTTTCAGCGATAAATCTGCTGAGTCAGAGCCTGGATTTAAGGAAATTACAAAGGCATTCCAGGATGTGTTCGTGTCTGTACCAACTCAGGCACTTTTGCCTAATGATGATTCAGCTGCCGACCTAGAGGCGGAGGAAGGTAATTCGTTTATTGGCAGAGTGGAATCTTCAAAAATACAGATTGACCCTGCTGAGTTCAACTTCGATTTGCTTTTGGGAGGGCTGCAGGAATCACTCATAGCTAAAAAAGCTTTTACATCGAAGGTTAAGGAAGCGATTAGCAATCTTGCCTTCCTATATGGTATCGATGCCTTGAAGATGAAGAATATCATATTAAGTGCAGTAACTGCAGAAAATGAGATAGATATAGAAGAATTGAGGAAGGCTGCCCGGGACTGGTACCAATTTGAACACCAGGACCAGCTGCCGGCACTCCTCGACCGGACCCAGCCATTACAGCATAAAGCTGGTATCGAGAAGCCGAAAACTCAGGAAGAGGAATTGGTGGTTTATCTTGAAAAAACATCCCCACGCCAGCTGTTGATCGATCTTACAGGCGGTGCCGAGCCATCAAAAGGAGATCTGCAAATCATCGAAGAGGTGATGTTCAAGCAAAAGCTGCTGCCGGGAGTCGTGAATGTTTTAGTTCAATATGTTATGCTCAAGACGGATATGAAGCTGACAAAAGGCTATATCGAAAAGATTGCCAGCCATTGGTCGCGGAAAAAAATTTCGACGGTCAGGGATGCGATGCAGCTGGCCAAAAGCGAGCACAGGCAGTATCTCGAATGGGCAGAAGGAAAAAAAGTACCCTCTTCATCATCTGGAAAAAGAAAGTCTATCCGTAAAGAAGTTCTGCCGGATTGGTTTGGTAAAAAGACCGATGGTGAGCCTCAACAGCAAAAAAATGCTGCTGATGTGGATCCTGATTTTGAAATAGAAAAGAAAAAGCTTGAAGAAGAATTGAAAAAGTTCAAATCCGGGAGGTGA
- the dnaI gene encoding primosomal protein DnaI, with product MQNINETLKKLANNQNFQQRYEAIKRQVMHDKHIKEFLDDNADYITREMLDGSMSKLYEFSNQSKGCEDCESLAGCKNMIKGYEPELFIKGNFIDIKYDRCKKKVMNDEQQKNARLINSIFVPKEILNASFGDIELDDAGRFKAIKMAKDFVENYETGQKQKGLFLHGPFGTGKSYLLGAIANELAQKQISSLIVYVPEFFREMKNAIGDHTVNDKLEAIKKANVLMLDDIGAETMSSWARDEILGTILQFRMLENLPTFFTSNFDLKGLEHHLTHSQRGEEEQLKAARIMERIKYLAEPVKVEGKNRRI from the coding sequence TTGCAAAACATTAATGAAACATTGAAGAAGCTGGCGAATAACCAGAATTTCCAGCAGCGCTATGAAGCTATTAAGCGACAGGTCATGCACGATAAACATATCAAGGAATTCCTCGATGATAATGCAGATTATATCACCCGGGAAATGCTCGATGGCAGTATGTCAAAGCTTTATGAGTTCTCCAACCAGAGCAAAGGCTGTGAAGATTGCGAGAGTCTCGCAGGCTGCAAGAATATGATCAAAGGTTATGAACCAGAGCTTTTCATAAAAGGAAACTTCATTGACATAAAATATGACCGTTGTAAGAAGAAGGTCATGAATGATGAGCAGCAAAAGAATGCACGCCTGATCAATAGCATTTTTGTGCCTAAGGAAATTTTGAATGCATCATTTGGTGATATAGAGCTCGATGACGCCGGGAGGTTCAAGGCGATCAAGATGGCAAAGGATTTTGTTGAGAATTATGAGACGGGCCAGAAGCAAAAGGGTTTATTCCTTCATGGACCTTTCGGGACAGGGAAATCTTATTTGCTCGGTGCCATCGCAAACGAGCTTGCCCAGAAACAGATCAGTTCATTGATTGTGTATGTACCCGAATTTTTCAGGGAAATGAAAAATGCGATTGGGGACCATACTGTCAATGACAAGCTGGAAGCAATCAAAAAGGCGAATGTTCTCATGCTCGATGACATCGGAGCGGAAACAATGAGCAGCTGGGCGAGGGATGAGATCCTCGGGACGATCCTGCAGTTCCGCATGCTCGAGAACCTTCCGACCTTCTTTACCTCGAACTTCGACCTTAAAGGACTGGAACATCATTTGACACACAGCCAGCGGGGAGAAGAAGAGCAATTGAAGGCAGCAAGAATCATGGAACGTATTAAATACCTTGCGGAGCCGGTGAAAGTTGAAGGCAAAAATCGCAGGATATAA
- the ytxC gene encoding putative sporulation protein YtxC, giving the protein MIEIIFQKKQDAWNLYQHLVTRLASWQETNSILLNEDRNRVLIPEEFYKHETLNVLKKSVYDFILKVKRDDWLRAILAESYFYNDSEEQDQILDIIYSVIEGNRKELAPFMEGVGEQRMVQSSISEIFDERVSFSFDSFVMFRLKAYTEQLSQWIEIAIDEYKMEQEYQVFLQTLRDFLEDRKPQMSHLYLVIEENMVFYNQQFTEMKRSDLFKTIDRKLLVNHPVYVDSGTIAPLLSIAPETIYMYTDDPHQPLVRTIINLFEERVVVSPVTAFHDEKVNFFKEDRENVQ; this is encoded by the coding sequence TTGATTGAAATCATCTTCCAAAAAAAGCAAGATGCCTGGAATTTGTATCAACATTTAGTCACCAGGCTTGCTTCGTGGCAGGAAACGAATTCAATTCTTCTTAATGAAGATCGAAATAGAGTGCTTATTCCAGAAGAATTTTATAAACATGAAACGTTGAATGTACTCAAAAAAAGTGTTTATGATTTTATTTTAAAGGTGAAACGTGATGATTGGCTAAGAGCCATCCTGGCAGAATCATACTTTTATAATGACAGTGAAGAACAAGACCAAATTCTTGATATCATTTACTCCGTCATCGAAGGCAACCGTAAAGAATTAGCTCCTTTTATGGAAGGTGTCGGAGAACAAAGGATGGTCCAGAGTTCGATCAGTGAAATTTTTGATGAAAGAGTTTCATTTTCATTTGATTCCTTTGTCATGTTCAGGTTGAAGGCCTATACTGAGCAGCTCTCCCAATGGATAGAGATTGCGATTGATGAGTATAAGATGGAACAGGAGTACCAGGTTTTCCTGCAAACACTGAGGGATTTCCTGGAGGACAGGAAGCCGCAGATGTCTCATTTATATTTGGTGATTGAGGAGAATATGGTCTTTTATAATCAGCAATTCACAGAAATGAAACGAAGTGATCTGTTTAAAACGATTGACCGCAAGCTGCTTGTCAATCACCCGGTCTATGTGGATTCCGGGACGATAGCGCCGTTGCTTTCGATAGCTCCTGAAACCATTTACATGTATACGGATGATCCTCACCAGCCGTTAGTGAGGACAATCATCAATCTTTTTGAAGAACGCGTGGTAGTCAGTCCAGTTACCGCATTTCATGATGAAAAAGTAAACTTTTTCAAAGAGGATCGTGAAAATGTACAATAG